The following coding sequences lie in one Synechococcus sp. PCC 7336 genomic window:
- a CDS encoding tetratricopeptide repeat protein — MTAMTEELTAKDLNNQGVELFLQGNIAAARAKYDRALELDSQNSSTLNNLGYTYAYEDRHEEAIAYYEKALAANPEDATAHLNLGNSLVSLGQIESGLHSLQRAVEVNPRTEQAWAGIAKIAQLSGSLSAAERAWAEAIDINPDNLDNIYGLGVVLAMQQKYAEAIGVFQALLEVDPTHTDAIAQLGIVYLMRQDLSIARDIFRQALGLEPEHETARYHLALAHATAGDSQAAQLELQRLVAIAPHNLKARVDLGVFQLAAGELDTALQQFDSALEREPDLSKALYYKALTLQQQGDVETAKAILQQLSQRDDDEYGIKANTYLDTQI; from the coding sequence ATGACTGCCATGACTGAAGAGTTGACTGCTAAAGACCTCAACAACCAGGGGGTAGAGCTATTCCTCCAAGGCAATATCGCCGCCGCCAGAGCCAAATACGATCGCGCCTTAGAGCTCGATAGCCAAAACTCCAGCACCCTGAATAACTTGGGCTATACCTACGCGTATGAAGACCGGCACGAAGAGGCGATCGCCTATTACGAAAAAGCCCTAGCCGCCAACCCCGAAGACGCCACTGCGCACCTCAACTTGGGCAATTCCCTCGTCAGTCTGGGGCAAATCGAGTCGGGTTTGCACAGTTTGCAACGGGCAGTAGAGGTGAACCCGCGCACCGAACAGGCTTGGGCAGGCATCGCCAAAATCGCTCAACTGAGCGGCAGTCTCTCCGCAGCAGAACGAGCCTGGGCAGAGGCGATCGACATCAATCCCGACAATCTCGACAACATTTACGGTTTGGGGGTGGTGTTGGCGATGCAGCAGAAATATGCTGAGGCGATCGGCGTCTTTCAAGCCCTGCTCGAAGTCGATCCCACCCATACCGACGCGATCGCGCAACTGGGCATTGTCTATCTCATGCGCCAAGATCTGAGTATCGCCCGAGACATCTTCCGACAGGCATTGGGTCTAGAACCCGAGCACGAAACCGCTCGCTACCACTTAGCCCTCGCCCACGCCACCGCCGGAGACTCGCAGGCAGCTCAGCTAGAACTACAGCGTCTAGTGGCGATCGCCCCCCACAATCTCAAAGCTCGGGTGGATTTAGGGGTCTTTCAACTGGCCGCTGGGGAGTTGGACACCGCCCTACAGCAGTTCGACAGCGCTCTCGAACGAGAGCCCGATCTCAGCAAAGCCCTGTACTACAAAGCCCTGACACTGCAACAACAGGGGGATGTCGAGACGGCAAAAGCGATCTTGCAACAACTGAGTCAGCGAGACGATGACGAGTATGGCATCAAAGCCAACACCTATTTAGACACCCAGATTTAG
- a CDS encoding ATP-binding protein: MTTLLAPRTLPAANTRGLEQALDYLARVIQWRIEATFHRNGTAPPPMPHPSNAWLEGDTPLAQFIRQQELDNFAQIALFIALAPHLQPDFFDRTITAQLPQAGDYPQIGGWRGKSHRGFLPTGETVLFILAGDDFGDRLRLQQLLGSDSRLARDRILYLDLPAEGEPLMSGKLAIAPDYIDLFTQGQFSQPQFSTRFPARHITTEMDWDDLVLNAQTLQQIRDLEAWIAHSPTLLHEWGMKKTLKLGYRALFYGPPGTGKTLTASLLGKYTGKEVYLVDLSMVVSKYIGETETNLSNLFARAEGRDWILFFDEADALFGKRTNVRDAHDKYANQEVSYLLQRVENYDGLVILASNFKSNIDEAFVRRFQSIIHFPMPSLKERSQLWGQGFPKQVELDETVDLQTLSTQYELTGADITNVVQYCCLKALQRGGKAVIQQNDITQAIKREFSKVGKIV; encoded by the coding sequence ATGACAACCCTCCTAGCCCCCAGAACCCTCCCCGCCGCCAACACTCGCGGCCTAGAACAGGCCCTCGACTACCTAGCGCGAGTCATCCAATGGCGCATCGAAGCCACCTTCCACCGCAACGGCACCGCCCCTCCTCCCATGCCCCACCCCAGCAACGCATGGCTGGAAGGAGACACCCCCCTAGCCCAATTCATCCGCCAGCAAGAACTGGACAACTTCGCCCAAATCGCCCTATTTATCGCGCTAGCCCCCCACCTACAACCCGACTTCTTCGATCGCACCATTACCGCCCAACTGCCCCAAGCGGGAGACTATCCTCAAATTGGCGGCTGGCGAGGAAAATCCCATCGCGGCTTTCTGCCCACTGGAGAGACCGTGTTGTTTATCTTGGCCGGAGACGACTTCGGCGATCGCCTGCGACTGCAACAGCTCTTGGGCTCGGATAGCCGCTTAGCCCGCGATCGCATCCTCTACCTCGATCTCCCCGCCGAAGGGGAACCCCTCATGAGTGGCAAATTGGCGATCGCCCCTGACTACATCGACCTATTCACCCAAGGGCAATTTTCTCAACCGCAATTCAGCACCCGCTTTCCCGCCCGCCACATCACCACCGAAATGGACTGGGACGATCTGGTGCTCAACGCCCAGACCCTACAGCAAATTCGCGATTTAGAAGCCTGGATCGCCCATTCCCCCACCCTGCTGCACGAATGGGGCATGAAAAAGACCCTCAAACTGGGTTACCGAGCCCTGTTTTACGGTCCCCCCGGCACTGGCAAAACCCTGACCGCGAGTCTACTAGGCAAATACACCGGCAAAGAAGTGTACCTGGTCGATCTCTCGATGGTGGTGAGCAAATATATCGGCGAGACAGAAACGAATCTGTCCAACCTATTCGCTCGGGCTGAAGGGCGGGATTGGATTTTATTTTTTGACGAAGCCGACGCCCTCTTTGGCAAGCGCACCAACGTTCGAGATGCCCACGATAAATATGCCAACCAAGAAGTCAGCTACTTACTCCAGCGGGTGGAAAATTACGACGGCCTTGTCATCCTCGCCTCTAACTTCAAAAGCAACATTGACGAAGCCTTTGTGCGCCGCTTTCAATCGATTATTCATTTCCCTATGCCCAGTCTCAAAGAGCGATCGCAATTGTGGGGTCAAGGGTTTCCCAAACAAGTGGAATTAGATGAGACCGTGGATCTCCAAACCCTATCCACCCAGTACGAACTCACGGGTGCCGATATTACCAACGTGGTTCAATATTGCTGCTTAAAAGCCCTGCAACGGGGGGGGAAGGCCGTCATTCAGCAGAATGACATCACACAGGCCATCAAGCGGGAATTTAGCAAGGTGGGCAAGATCGTCTAA
- the pyrE gene encoding orotate phosphoribosyltransferase, with product MLLLSRSPLTLAPAEQKQALIYLIRELAYREGDFTLASGQKSSYYINCKPVTLHPQGAYLVGQLLLAELPASTQAVAGLTLGADPIVSAVSIASVYNTEGLTNLPALIVRKQAKGHGTQAYIEGPALAENTCIWILEDVVTTGASALQAAERIAGAGYEVGGILALVDREQGGAECYASAKLPFRRLLTIEDIRTAIVRF from the coding sequence ATGCTGCTACTATCGCGATCGCCCCTCACTCTTGCTCCTGCCGAACAAAAACAAGCCCTCATCTATCTCATCCGCGAACTCGCCTACCGAGAAGGAGACTTCACCCTCGCATCGGGCCAAAAGAGCAGCTATTACATCAACTGCAAACCCGTCACCCTACACCCCCAAGGGGCATATCTGGTGGGGCAACTACTGCTCGCCGAGCTGCCTGCCAGTACCCAAGCTGTAGCCGGTCTCACTCTTGGCGCCGACCCAATTGTTTCTGCTGTCAGCATCGCCTCTGTCTACAACACCGAGGGGCTGACGAATCTGCCCGCCCTCATTGTCCGCAAGCAAGCGAAGGGTCACGGCACCCAAGCCTATATCGAAGGCCCCGCATTGGCGGAAAACACCTGTATCTGGATTCTGGAAGATGTCGTCACGACCGGTGCTTCTGCCTTGCAGGCAGCGGAGCGAATCGCGGGTGCAGGTTACGAGGTGGGCGGAATTCTAGCTTTGGTCGATCGCGAACAGGGGGGAGCCGAGTGCTACGCCAGCGCAAAGCTGCCGTTTCGCCGTCTCCTCACCATTGAGGATATCCGCACGGCGATCGTTCGCTTCTGA
- a CDS encoding DUF4157 domain-containing protein — protein MSHRKSRPHRKTSKLEESREPFFDRTRSGDRNFFSPAAPAPVQTKLEMGKPGDKFEREADTVADSVVNGQADSPVQQKPEESLHRQAEEEEMAQTKLQMQEEEEEAPQAKLQMQEEEEMAQTKLQMQSEEEEMAQTKSESGAPTATPALVDRIRPTKGSGNPLPDRTRAEMGAHFGRDFSDVRIHTDGDAVDMNRQLKSQAFAQGKDLYFNQGKFDPQSKDGKHLLAHELAHVVQQNKAKPKPTQSDTN, from the coding sequence ATGTCCCACCGCAAATCTCGACCCCACCGCAAAACCTCCAAACTCGAAGAAAGCCGCGAACCCTTTTTCGATCGCACTCGCTCCGGCGATCGCAATTTCTTCTCCCCAGCCGCTCCAGCCCCCGTCCAGACCAAGCTAGAGATGGGCAAACCCGGCGATAAATTCGAGCGAGAAGCAGATACTGTGGCTGACTCGGTTGTGAACGGACAAGCCGACTCCCCCGTTCAACAGAAACCCGAAGAAAGCCTACACCGCCAAGCTGAAGAAGAGGAGATGGCCCAGACCAAACTCCAGATGCAGGAGGAAGAGGAAGAAGCCCCTCAAGCCAAGCTTCAAATGCAAGAAGAGGAGGAGATGGCTCAAACCAAGCTCCAAATGCAATCTGAAGAAGAGGAGATGGCTCAAACGAAATCGGAGTCAGGCGCACCAACCGCTACACCTGCCCTAGTCGATCGCATTCGCCCAACGAAAGGCTCGGGCAATCCCCTGCCCGATCGCACCCGTGCCGAAATGGGAGCCCACTTTGGCAGAGACTTCAGCGACGTGCGCATCCACACCGACGGCGACGCCGTAGACATGAACCGCCAACTCAAATCCCAAGCCTTTGCCCAAGGCAAAGACCTCTATTTCAACCAAGGCAAATTCGACCCCCAATCCAAAGACGGCAAACATTTGCTCGCCCACGAACTCGCCCATGTCGTGCAGCAAAACAAAGCCAAACCCAAACCAACCCAGTCAGATACGAATTAG
- a CDS encoding Uma2 family endonuclease: MVQFKPRQHLPTQDELPETDFAPVDSELQTLVASLLGDILAWHWRDRNDWFWGINLGVYYKLNTPAIVPDGFLSLGVAHFDRSDGRQSYVVWHEGALPILVMEYVSRSYGQEYGSKLADYASIGVLYYAIYNPVYCSRKRRQPLEIYRLEGDRYVLLEGDPVWLPEIGLGLGRETGTYRNCQREWLYWYDREGNRLTAPAEVAEQERQLREQESLRADRERLRAEQLLDKLRQKGIDPDTL; the protein is encoded by the coding sequence ATGGTACAGTTCAAACCCCGCCAACACCTCCCCACTCAAGACGAACTGCCCGAAACTGACTTTGCCCCTGTGGATAGCGAATTGCAAACGCTCGTCGCCAGCCTCCTGGGCGACATCCTCGCTTGGCACTGGCGCGATCGCAATGATTGGTTCTGGGGCATCAACTTAGGGGTTTATTACAAACTCAATACACCTGCCATTGTCCCCGATGGCTTCTTGAGCCTGGGGGTGGCACACTTCGATCGCTCGGATGGCAGACAGAGCTATGTGGTCTGGCATGAGGGCGCGCTCCCCATTCTGGTTATGGAATACGTCTCTCGCAGCTACGGGCAAGAGTACGGCTCCAAGCTGGCAGACTACGCCAGTATCGGAGTGTTGTACTACGCGATCTACAATCCCGTTTACTGCTCCCGCAAACGGCGTCAGCCCCTAGAGATTTACCGACTTGAAGGCGATCGCTACGTCTTGCTGGAGGGCGACCCTGTTTGGTTGCCCGAGATTGGCCTGGGCTTGGGCAGAGAGACTGGCACTTACCGAAATTGCCAGAGAGAGTGGCTGTACTGGTACGACCGAGAGGGGAATCGACTGACGGCACCTGCAGAGGTCGCCGAGCAGGAGCGACAGTTACGCGAGCAGGAGAGCCTGCGGGCCGATCGGGAACGCTTGAGGGCCGAACAACTGCTGGATAAACTCCGACAAAAGGGAATCGATCCAGATACGCTCTAA